From one Lycium ferocissimum isolate CSIRO_LF1 chromosome 5, AGI_CSIRO_Lferr_CH_V1, whole genome shotgun sequence genomic stretch:
- the LOC132057510 gene encoding vacuolar protein sorting-associated protein 55 homolog isoform X2, which translates to MFSSSILLQILACAIYNNWWPMLSALMYVLVPMPCLFFGGGSTQFLISRDGGGWMDAAKFLTGASAVGSIAIPIILRHADLIQTGAMFIEFVSFFIFVCTVMCFHRASLDDEW; encoded by the exons ATGTTCTCTTCCAGCATCTTGTTACAGATCCTG GCTTGTGCTATATACAACAACTGGTGGCCAATGTTATCAG CTCTTATGTATGTTCTGGTTCCCATGCCATGCTTATTTTTTGGTGGTGGGTCCACACAGTTCCTAATAAGTCGAGATGGCGGGGG GTGGATGGATGCTGCTAAATTCTTAACAGGGGCATCAGCTGTGGGAAGCATAGCCATTCCCATTATTCTCAGGCATGCAGATCTCATCCAGACGGGAGCGATGTTCATCGAATTCGTGTCCTTCTTCATATTTGTCTGCACAGTAATGTGTTTTCATCGTGCCAGTCTTGATGACGAGTGGTGA
- the LOC132057510 gene encoding vacuolar protein sorting-associated protein 55 homolog isoform X1 — protein sequence MNREGHYFIYLMLLFENISNSMQLVTFKLSNLIHTITNLISSCPLSHLNGSIAGFHFPDIVLAGLAFMFSSSILLQILACAIYNNWWPMLSALMYVLVPMPCLFFGGGSTQFLISRDGGGWMDAAKFLTGASAVGSIAIPIILRHADLIQTGAMFIEFVSFFIFVCTVMCFHRASLDDEW from the exons ATGAATAGAGAAGGGCATTACTTCATCTATTTGATGCTTCTCTTTGAGAATATTTCTAATTCCATGCAGCTTGTAACTTTTAAATTGTCGAATCTCATTCACACAATTACTAACTTGATTTCTTCTTGTCCTCTGTCTCATCTCAATGGTTCAATTGCTGGTTTTCACTTTCCGGATATAGT GCTTGCGGGGCTTGCCTTCATGTTCTCTTCCAGCATCTTGTTACAGATCCTG GCTTGTGCTATATACAACAACTGGTGGCCAATGTTATCAG CTCTTATGTATGTTCTGGTTCCCATGCCATGCTTATTTTTTGGTGGTGGGTCCACACAGTTCCTAATAAGTCGAGATGGCGGGGG GTGGATGGATGCTGCTAAATTCTTAACAGGGGCATCAGCTGTGGGAAGCATAGCCATTCCCATTATTCTCAGGCATGCAGATCTCATCCAGACGGGAGCGATGTTCATCGAATTCGTGTCCTTCTTCATATTTGTCTGCACAGTAATGTGTTTTCATCGTGCCAGTCTTGATGACGAGTGGTGA